The Halichoerus grypus chromosome 9, mHalGry1.hap1.1, whole genome shotgun sequence genome has a window encoding:
- the WDR46 gene encoding WD repeat-containing protein 46, which produces METAPKPGRDVPPKKDRLQAKKKPRRYWEEETTLTAAGASPGPPGSKKRNRELRPERPKNANITKKSRISRKPHLPKKPRERRNLEPQRSVSGAQDPFPGPAPVPVEVARKFRRIDKSKKLPHSKSKTRSRLEVAEAEEEEISIKAARSELLLAEEPGFLEGENGEDTAQIRQADIVEAVDIASAAKHFDLNLRQFGPYRLNYSPTGRHLAFGGRRGHVATLDWVTKRLMCEINVMEAVRDIRFLHSEALLAVAQNRWLHIYDNQGIELHCIRRCDRVTRLEFLPFHFLLATASETGFLTYLDVSVGKIVAALNARAGRLDVMTKNPYNAVIHLGHSNGTVSLWSPAMKEPLAKILCHRGGVRAVAIDSTGTYMATSGLDHQLKIFDLRGTFQPLSARTLPQGAGHLAFSQRGLLAAGMGDVVNIWAGQGKASPPSLEQPYLTHRLSGHVHGLHFCPFEDVLGVGHNGGITSMLVPGAAEPNFDGLESNPYRSQKQRQEWEVKALLEKVPAELICLDPRALAEVDVISLEQEKKERIERLGYDPEAKAPFQPKPKQKGRSSTASLVKRKRKVMDEEHRDKVRQSLEQQPQKQEKKAKPLRARPSALDRFVR; this is translated from the exons ATGGAAACAGCCCCCAAACCGGGCAGGGATGTCCCGCCCAAGAAGGACAGACTTCAGGCCAAGAAG AAACCGCGGAGGTACTGGGAGGAAGAAACCACTCTGACCGCTGCGGGAGCCTCTCCAGGCCCCCCTGGTAGCAAGAAGAGGAATCGTGAGCTCCGCCCCGAGAGACCAAAGAACGCTAACATCACCAAGAAGTCTCGGATCTCCAGGAAGCCTCACCTCCCGAAGAAACCCCGAGAACGGAGGAATCTTGAGCCTCAGCGGAGCGTGTCCGGG gcccAGGATCCATTTCCAGGCCCTGCCCCTGTCCCTGTGGAGGTGGCTCGGAAGTTCCGTCGCATTGACAAATCCAAAAAG CTGCCACATTCGAAGTCCAAAACCCGAAGCCGACTTGAGGTGGCTGAAGCTGAGGAAGAGGAAATAAGTATTAAAGCTGCTCGTTCTGAACTACTGCTTGCTGAGGAACCCGG GTTTCTggaaggggagaatggggaggacACAGCACAGATACGCCAAGCTGACATTGTGGAGGCTGTGGATATTGCAAGTGCGGCCAAG cACTTTGATTTAAACTTGAGGCAGTTTGGACCCTACAGACTGAATTACTCCCCAACTGGGAG ACATCTGGCTTTTGGAGGGCGCCGGGGTCATGTGGCCACCCTTGACTGGGTAACAAAGAGGCTCATGTGTGAGATCAACGTCATGGAGGCAGTGCGGGATATCCG GTTTCTGCATTCGGAGGCACTGCTCGCTGTTGCTCAGAATCGCTGGCTTCACATCTATGACAACCAGGGCATCGAGCTCCACTGTATCCGCCGCTGTGACCGAGTCACACGGCTGGAGTTCCTGCCTTTCCACTTCCTCCTGGCCACGGCT tcagaGACGGGATTTCTGACCTACCTGGACGTGTCAGTGGGAAAGATTGTGGCAGCTCTGAATGCTCGGGCTGGACGGTTGGACGTCATGACTAAGAATCCTTACAATGCCGTCATCCATCTCGGACACAGCAATG GTACCGTGTCCTTATGGAGTCCAGCCATGAAGGAGCCACTGGCAAAGATCCTCTGTCATCGGGGTGGGGTCCGGGCTGTGGCCATAGATTCTACAGGCAC GTACATGGCCACCTCTGGCCTGGACCACCAGCTGAAGATCTTTGACCTACGAGGGACATTCCAGCCTCTGAGTGCTCGGACCCTGCCCCAGGGGGCAGGACACCTGGCCTTTTCCCAGCGGGGACTGCTGGCTGCAGGCATGGGTGATGTGGTCAACAtatgggcagggcagggcaaggCCAGCCCACCCTCCCTGGAGCAGCCTTACCTCACCCACCGGCTCTCAGGCCACGTGCATGGCCTTCATTTCTGCCCCTTTGAAGATGTGCTGGGGGTGGGCCACAATGGCGGCATCACCAGCATGCTGGTCCCTG GGGCTGCTGAGCCCAACTTCGATGGCCTGGAGAGTAACCCTTATAGGAGCCAGAAGCAGCGCCAGGAGTGGGAGGTGAAGGCCCTGCTGGAGAAG GTACCTGCAGAGCTCATTTGTCTGGATCCACGAGCCCTGGCAGAGGTTGATGTCATCTCTCTGGAGCAAGAGAAGAAGGAGCGGATAGAGAGGCTG GGCTATGACCCTGAGGCCAAGGCTCCCTTCCAGCCAAAGCCAAAGCAGAAGGGCCGCAGCTCAACAGCAAGCCtggtgaagaggaagaggaaggtcaTGGATGAGGAGCACCGG gATAAAGTCCGGCAGAGCCTTGAGCAACAGCCACAGAAGCAAGAGAAGAAGGCCAAGCCTCTGAGGGCCCGGCCATCTGCCCTGGACAGATTTGTGCGCTGA
- the B3GALT4 gene encoding beta-1,3-galactosyltransferase 4, whose protein sequence is MPLSLFRRLLLAVLLLVIIWTLFGPSGIGEELLSLSLASLRPAPASPGPPLALPRLLIPNEEACRGSGAPPFLLILVCTAPENLNQRNAIRASWGGLREARGLRVQTLFLLGEPGLWHPTREPHDIDLVREAAAQGDILQAAFRDSYRNLTLKTLSGLNWANKHCSMARYILKTDDDVFVNVPELVSELIRRGGHWEQWEKGKEPPLREVEAGDEDWEEASILRNQPMPLLYLGRVHWRVHPSRTPGSKHQISEEQWPPTWGPFPPYASGTGYVLSASAVQLILKVASRAPSLPLEDVFVGVSARRGGLTPTHCVKLAGATHYPLDRCCYGKFLLTSHKLDPWKMQEAWKLVGGSDGERTAPFCSWLQEILGILRCRVIAWLHS, encoded by the coding sequence ATGCCTCTCAGCCTCTTCCGGCGCCTTCTCCTTGCCGTCCTGCTGCTGGTGATTATCTGGACCCTCTTCGGGCCCTCGGGCATCGGGGAGGAGCTGCTGAGCCTCTCGCTGGCCTCCCTGCGCCCGGCTCCGGCCTCCCCAGGGccgcccctggccctgccccgcCTTCTGATCCCCAATGAAGAGGCGTGCAGGGGATCCGGCGCCCCACCCTTCCTGCTCATCCTTGTGTGCACGGCACCAGAGAACCTGAACCAAAGAAATGCCATTCGGGCTTCGTGGGGCGGGCTGCGAGAGGCCCGGGGTCTCAGGGTGCAGACTCTCTTTCTGCTGGGAGAGCCAGGCTTGTGGCATCCTACCAGGGAACCCCACGACATCGATCTAGTGCGGGAGGCAGCGGCCCAGGGGGACATCTTGCAGGCGGCCTTCCGGGACTCCTACCGGAACCTTACTCTCAAGACCCTCAGCGGGCTGAACTGGGCAAACAAACACTGCTCCATGGCCCGCTACATCCTCAAGACGGACGATGATGTGTTTGTCAACGTCCCTGAGCTGGTATCAGAGCTGATTCGGCGAGGGGGCCATTGGGAACAATGGGAGAAGGGCAAGGAACCGCCTCTGAGAGAGGTTGAGGCTGGAGATGAAGACTGGGAAGAAGCGTCCATCCTGAGGAACCAGCCAATGCCTCTTTTGTACCTGGGCCGTGTGCACTGGCGGGTGCACCCCTCTCGGACACCAGGGAGCAAGCACCAAATATCAGAGGAGCAGTGGCCTCCCACCTGGGGCCCCTTTCCACCCTATGCTTCTGGCACAGGGTACGTGCTGTCAGCTTCTGCTGTGCAGCTTATCCTGAAAGTGGCCAGCCGGGCACCCTCTCTGCCACTGGAGGATGTCTTTGTGGGGGTAAGTGCCCGAAGAGGAGGCCTCACCCCAACCCACTGTGTTAAGCTGGCTGGGGCCACCCACTACCCCTTGGACCGGTGCTGCTATGGGAAATTCCTGCTGACATCCCATAAGTTGGACCCCTGGAAGATGCAGGAAGCCTGGAAGCTGGTGGGCGGCTCTGACGGGGAAAGGACTGCACCCTTCTGCTCCTGGCTCCAGGAAATCTTGGGCATCCTGCGCTGTCGGGTAATAGCCTGGCTTCACAGCTGA